The stretch of DNA GCTTGCAGATCGTCGGGCTGGGCAATGTCGAGCGTAACCAAGACAGTCTCCGTTCCTCGCTTGCCTGTGGCCCCGCCCGACAATGCGGGGCGAGGCCGAGGCGATCAGCCGGAGGGCGGCTGGCGCTCCTCGTCGAATCGATGCGTCGTCTGCCTACCGTAACAGCCGATCCATCCCTGCCCCGATCTCCTGCACCAGCTCGCCCGCCGGCACCGCCCGCGCCAATCCCGCCGCCTGCCCGGCCCAGGCCTGCATCCGGGCGAGATCGCCCGCCTTCACCGCCGCCTCGCGCATGCCTTGCGTCAGGCCGCGCTGGACCGGGTAGGGGGCGGGCGCCGGGGCATCCGGTTCTGCTGCCGCCGCCACATACTCGGTGGCGAGGCTTCGCCCCGTACGGCCGCTGAAGGCGCGGGTGAGCCGCGTGTCCTCGGGGCGGGCGCGGCCGAGGCCGTCGGCCCAGGCGGGCGGGATCCCGGCCTCCGGGCAGCGCAGGAAGCCGGTGCCGACCTGAACGGCGCTGGCGCCGAGGAGCAGGGCCGCGGCGGCCCCGCGGGCATCGGCGATGCCGCCGGTGGCGATCACGGGAATCCGCACCGCATCGACCACCGCCGGCAGCAGGGCCATCAGGCCGACCGCCCGGGCCTCCGCCTCCTCGGCCCGGAAGTTCCCGCGATGGCCGCCGGCCTCGGCGCCCTGGGCCACCAGCGCATCGGCCCCGGCCTCCTGCGCCGCCAGGGCCTCCGCCACGCTCGTGACCGTGGCCCACCAGGCGATGCCGCGCTGTTTCAGTCGCGCCACGAAATCCGGCGGGTAGAGCCCCATGATCGAGGAGACGACGCGGGGCCGGGCCTCGATCAGCGCCTCGCATTGCGCCGCGAAATCGGGCGGTGCGGCGTCGCCGGCCTCGTGCGGCACCGCCGGGCCGAAGCGGCCGAGGAAGGCGCGTAGCCGAGCCTCGTGGGCGGGATCGCGGGTGGGGGCGGGATCGGGAATCCACAGGTTGATCTGGAACGGCCCCGCTTCCCGCACCGCATCGGCCCAGGCCAGGATCGCGGGCGGCGGCATCAGCAGCGCCCCGCAGGCGCCCAGACCGCCGGCCCGCATCACCGCGACCGACAGGGCCGGCGGGCAGGCCCCGGCCATCGGGGCGAGGAGGAGCGGCCGGCGCAGGCCGTAGGCGGCGGCAAAGGATTCCGCGCGGGCGAGGGCAGGGTGGTCGGACATTTCGGGCGGCTCCGGCCTGACGACGCTCTTGGCCGTATCAACCACCGGGTGCCATTCCCTCGCAAGCGCTCATCGCACGGGTGCGGCGCGGTGGATGCAGGATCCGCCGATTGACTTCGCACCCGCACAACGCCATATGGCGGATTGCAGCGTCAGCGGCCGATCGCGGTCCGCTCGAGAGGGCTGCGTGACGGATTTCGCCGCGGCACCTGCGCGGCAGGCCCGGCCCTCTCTTAATCGCTCGTCCCTCGGATCGCTCCATCACGCGGGCGGTCTCCTGACATCGGATCGCGATGAAGGCCGTGCAACGCGCGCGCCTTGCGGCGATCCCGCTGCCAAATACCAAGAAGATTCAACTTGACCCAGTTTACCGATTTCGGCCTCGCGGCGCCGATCCTGAAGGCGCTCGCCCAGGCCGGCTACGTCACGCCGACCCCGATCCAGGCCCAGGCGATCCCGCCGGCCATGCAGGGCAAGGATCTGTGCGGCATCGCCCAGACCGGCACCGGCAAGACCGCCTCCTTCGCGCTGCCGATCCTGCACCGCCTCGCCACCGAGGGCGCCGGCAAGCCGGCCCCGCGCCGCTCCTGCCGCGTGCTGGTGCTCGCCCCCACCCGTGAGCTCGCCAGCCAGATCGCCGACAGCTTCAAGGATTACGGCCAGTTCCTGAAGCTCACCACCACGGTGGTGTTCGGCGGCGTCACCATCGGCCGCCAGGAGCGGGCGCTGGCGGGCGGCGTCGACGTGCTGGTCGCCACCCCGGGCCGCCTCCTCGACCTGATCGACCGCCGCTCGCTCACCCTCGACGGCGTCGAGTACCTGGTCCTCGACGAGGCCGACCAGATGCTCGACCTCGGCTTCATCCACGCCCTCAAGCGCATCGTGAAGCTGCTGCCGGCGCAGCGCCAGAGCCTGTTCTTCTCGGCCACCATGCCGAAGAACATCGCCGGCCTCGCCGACCAGTACCTGAAGAACCCCGTGCAGGTCGCGGTGACCCCGGTCGCCACCACCGCCGAGCGGGTCGACCAGAAGGTCGTCTTCGTGCCGACCGGCTCGAAGCAGCAGCTGCTCGCCACCATCCTGCGCGACGAGTCGATCGACCGGGTGCTGGTCTTCACCCGCACCAAGCACGGCGCCGACCGCGTGGTGCGGGGCCTCGAGCGCGACGGCATCGGCTCGGCGGCGATCCACGGCAACAAGTCGCAGCCGCAGCGCGAGCGGGCGCTCGCCGCCTTCCGTGCCGGCACCTGCCGGGTGCTGGTGGCGACCGACATCGCCGCCCGCGGCATCGACGTCGACGGCGTGTCCCACGTCGTCAACTTCGACCTGCCGAACGTGCCGGAGGCCTATGTCCACCGCATCGGCCGCACCGCCCGCGCCGGCAAGGACGGGCTCGCGATCTCGTTCTGCAACGACGAGGAGAAGGCCTATCTCCGCGACATCGAGCGCCTGACTCGCCAGAAGGTGCCGGTGATGGCGATCCCCGAGGGCTTCGTGCCCCCGAGCCGCGAGGAGGCCGCCCAGGCCGTGGCCGAGGCCGAGCGCGACCGGCGCCAGCCCGGCTCCGGTCCCCGCGGCCAGCGTCCCGGCGGTGGCCGCCAGGGCCAGCAGCCCGGTGGGCGCCAGGGCCAGCCGGCCGGCCGTCAAGGCCAGCCGCGCCACGGCGCCGGCCGTCCCCAGGAGCACCGCGAGCCCCGCGCCCATGACGGTCGCGGCGGCCAAGAGGGCCGTTCGGCCCGGCCGCAGGGCCAGGGTCAAGGCCGGCCGCAGGGCCAAGGCCAGGGCCGCCCCCAGGGGGGCCAGCGCGCCGACGGCAACCGCCAGCAGCGCCCGGCGGGCGGCGGGGCCAACCGTGACGGCCGCTCGATCGGCTGGCTCGACCGCGCCCCGCGCTGATCGACCCGATCTCCGTTGACGGATGAGAGGCCCGCGTTCCGGACAGGAGCGCGGGCTTCTCGCATTCCGGGTCTCGCCGACCGAAGGGAGCGCCGCCCATGGCGGCGCCCCGAGGCCCGCGGCCATCTGTGAAGCGAGCGTATCCCCACACCACGCCGAAGGCCGCGATCAGGCCGCCATCTTCCGGATTGCTTTCTGTCGATACATATCGGCGTCGGCGACTTCGAACAGTTCGTTGAACGTCGTCTCGACGGTCCAGAACGCACATCCGACACTGGCGCCGATCTTGATCGACTCGCCGGCGATGAGCAGGTTCCGATCGAGGAGCAGGCCGAGGGCGGCGGCTCGCTTCCGCACGTCCCCCGCACTCGCCGTCTCCATGATCAGGGCGAATTCGTCGCCTCCGAGCCGGGCGACCGTTTCACGATGATCGACGTTGAGCTTCAGCAAGGATCCGATGTGACGCAACACGTCATCGCCGCGCCGGTGGCCGTGGCGATCGTTGATCGGCTTGAAACCATCGAGGTCGACGACGACCAGTCCGAATCCACGATGCTCGAGCCTCGCCCGCGTGATCGCATGCGCGACATCGCGTTCGAGGCGGCGCCGGTTGGCGAGGCCCGTCAGGGGATCGGAGAATGCGGCATCCGACAGGATGTCTTCGTGTTCTTTTCTCTTGGTGATCTCGACCGAGACGCCGACGATCCGGCACACGCGACCGGATTGGGGATCGACGACAGGCGTCAGGGTCGTGCGCCACCATCGCGCCTCGTCGCCGCTGCCGATCCGCTCGTCGTATTCATGCAAGGCTCGTTTCGAAACACACTCCGAGTAGCGAGCAAGGATGTGCTCGGCAACCTCCGGCGGAACGCACTCTTCGACGCGCCGTCCGATGACATCACATATTTCGACATTCATTGCTTGAGCGTCGGCGCGGTTGATCGCCACGACCCAGAAATTATCATTCGAGCATATATCGATGACGAATGCCGGGATCCCAATCAAATCGATATCGATACCTAGCATTGATCGATCTCCTCCATTCCGGAGAACTAACATGAATTGGCTCAACGCGGCGTTAAGTGGCAGAGCTTGAAACGATTCGGCCTCTCGGAATGGTAGTCATATTTCATTATGATTAACATGCTAAGTATATAATCGTCCAACATGTAAATATGTTGTAAATCGAAGGCCGTCCGCCGACAAAATGAACGTCGCACGTAGATTATTGCCCGTCACGCGTCACGCCATGGAGACGCGGCGTTTCTCCACCCACCCTTGCCACCCAGCCAAGCGTAAGTCTGTACCCTGGGGAACGTGACTGACGCAAGGATACTCGCGCGCGGCCATCGACGTCCCGTCGAATGCCCCGGCACCACCGAGGCATTCCGGAGCGCGTCGGGGGCTCGAACCTCGCCGCGCGTCGCAAGCCGTGCCCCGTTTCCGGAGGGCCTGCGCTTCGACCCCTTCCCCCGGCAGTCGAGCGCCCATGACCGGCCGGGACGCGAATCCCGTCATTGCCTGGCCCGCCCGGTACACCATCTCTTGGGTCTGGCATGTCCAGCACAGGAGACCCCGATGCGCTTCGAACTCTATCGCGACGGCAAGGGCGAGTGGCGCTGGCGCCTGCGGGCCGAGAACGGCGAGGTGGTGGCCGATTCGGGCGAAGGCTATGTCCGCCGCGAGGATTGCGAGCACGGCATCGCGCTCGTGAAGGGCGCAACCAACGCCCGCGTCGACGACATGACGCTCAAGATGGCGTGACGACGCCCGGCGTCAGGCTGCCTCGGAGCCGAGCTTCCGGATGTCGGCCCCTGCGGCGAGCGAGGTCGAGGCGTCGAGAACCTCCAGGGCGACGAGGCGGCCCTCCGCGTCGAAGTCGAGGATTGACCTTCTCTCAACAGACGATCCGTGCGCCGGCTTCCAGATCGTTCCGTGCTCTCGCTTCTGCCTGCATCCGGCACCCTATTGTTCATCTCATGACGCAAGCGGCGCAACGCTTTTCGCCCCTCGCGCGTTTCCGCGGTCCATGCCTCCCTCCGGAGGCCCGCATGAGTAAGGGACCGACCACGTGCTGAAGACCGTGATGCTGGCCGCCGGCCTGATCCTGGGTGGCGTCGCCGCCATGCCGCAGGGGGCGACCGCCGCTCCCCTGACCGAGACCGCTGCCGCTCCCGACGTGTCCGCAGTCCCGACTGCCTGGGCGCAATACGGCTATTACGGCCGCCACCGCCATTGGGGCCCGCGCCACGGCTATTACGGCCATCGCCGCCATTTCGGGCCGCGCTACGGCTTCGGCGGCCCGCGCCACTGGGGTCACCACCGCGGTTGGGGCCACCATCGCGGCTGGGGCCACGGCCCGCGCGGCTATTATCGCGGCTTCTGAGCCGTTGCGCTGGCCGGCCGCCCCATCCGGGGCGGCCTCGCCGCATTCTCGCCGCATCCATGACCTTGGCTGTGCAAGCCTGGCCGTTCCGGCGGCCGGGCTTGGCGTCTCGAGCGGGTCCGCCTTCGCGGCGGGCCCGCCCCACAACCAAGGGGAACCGGAATGTCGCACAGCATCGCGGAGCGCCGTCGGCGCATCGAAGCGCAGCTCGAGGACTACGAGCG from Methylobacterium aquaticum encodes:
- a CDS encoding NAD(P)H-dependent flavin oxidoreductase, translated to MSDHPALARAESFAAAYGLRRPLLLAPMAGACPPALSVAVMRAGGLGACGALLMPPPAILAWADAVREAGPFQINLWIPDPAPTRDPAHEARLRAFLGRFGPAVPHEAGDAAPPDFAAQCEALIEARPRVVSSIMGLYPPDFVARLKQRGIAWWATVTSVAEALAAQEAGADALVAQGAEAGGHRGNFRAEEAEARAVGLMALLPAVVDAVRIPVIATGGIADARGAAAALLLGASAVQVGTGFLRCPEAGIPPAWADGLGRARPEDTRLTRAFSGRTGRSLATEYVAAAAEPDAPAPAPYPVQRGLTQGMREAAVKAGDLARMQAWAGQAAGLARAVPAGELVQEIGAGMDRLLR
- a CDS encoding DEAD/DEAH box helicase, which gives rise to MTQFTDFGLAAPILKALAQAGYVTPTPIQAQAIPPAMQGKDLCGIAQTGTGKTASFALPILHRLATEGAGKPAPRRSCRVLVLAPTRELASQIADSFKDYGQFLKLTTTVVFGGVTIGRQERALAGGVDVLVATPGRLLDLIDRRSLTLDGVEYLVLDEADQMLDLGFIHALKRIVKLLPAQRQSLFFSATMPKNIAGLADQYLKNPVQVAVTPVATTAERVDQKVVFVPTGSKQQLLATILRDESIDRVLVFTRTKHGADRVVRGLERDGIGSAAIHGNKSQPQRERALAAFRAGTCRVLVATDIAARGIDVDGVSHVVNFDLPNVPEAYVHRIGRTARAGKDGLAISFCNDEEKAYLRDIERLTRQKVPVMAIPEGFVPPSREEAAQAVAEAERDRRQPGSGPRGQRPGGGRQGQQPGGRQGQPAGRQGQPRHGAGRPQEHREPRAHDGRGGQEGRSARPQGQGQGRPQGQGQGRPQGGQRADGNRQQRPAGGGANRDGRSIGWLDRAPR
- a CDS encoding GGDEF domain-containing protein, yielding MLGIDIDLIGIPAFVIDICSNDNFWVVAINRADAQAMNVEICDVIGRRVEECVPPEVAEHILARYSECVSKRALHEYDERIGSGDEARWWRTTLTPVVDPQSGRVCRIVGVSVEITKRKEHEDILSDAAFSDPLTGLANRRRLERDVAHAITRARLEHRGFGLVVVDLDGFKPINDRHGHRRGDDVLRHIGSLLKLNVDHRETVARLGGDEFALIMETASAGDVRKRAAALGLLLDRNLLIAGESIKIGASVGCAFWTVETTFNELFEVADADMYRQKAIRKMAA
- a CDS encoding YegP family protein; translation: MRFELYRDGKGEWRWRLRAENGEVVADSGEGYVRREDCEHGIALVKGATNARVDDMTLKMA